In one window of Zhongshania aliphaticivorans DNA:
- a CDS encoding phosphoribulokinase, which translates to MPTALDNIKTFLDREKLPNSYREQAEGIFIPFIEHFRAVMAASDVTPVLGIHGSQGSGKSTLAELIYWYLQEQSGLNVALLSLDDFYLTLAERQQLAETTHPLLRTRGVPGTHDIPLALATVAKLRALTEGERLLLPRFNKACDDRAAESDWPEVLGPIDLIVFEGWCVGATPQEAADVDLAMNELERLEDADGHWRQYVNTCLSGEYQQLFAELDYLLMLKAPSFSCVANWRGEQEEKLAKRQLAGAETSGVMSKAEILRFIQHYERLTTHCLNTLPAKANCVMSLGVHREILDVQYRERE; encoded by the coding sequence TTGCCTACCGCATTAGATAATATAAAAACCTTCCTCGACAGGGAAAAGCTTCCTAATAGCTACCGAGAGCAGGCCGAAGGTATATTTATACCCTTTATTGAGCACTTTCGTGCCGTCATGGCAGCGTCAGATGTTACGCCTGTTCTAGGAATTCACGGCTCACAGGGGAGTGGGAAGTCTACCCTAGCTGAACTAATCTACTGGTATTTACAGGAGCAAAGCGGCTTAAATGTAGCGCTTTTGTCGCTTGATGATTTCTATCTCACCTTGGCAGAGCGTCAACAGCTTGCTGAGACTACTCACCCTTTACTGCGTACCCGCGGTGTTCCGGGAACGCATGATATTCCCCTCGCACTGGCGACGGTGGCAAAGTTACGGGCACTAACGGAGGGTGAACGTCTATTATTGCCGAGGTTTAATAAAGCCTGTGATGATAGGGCGGCAGAATCTGATTGGCCTGAAGTGCTTGGGCCAATAGACTTAATTGTCTTTGAAGGCTGGTGTGTAGGTGCTACGCCACAGGAAGCGGCAGATGTTGATCTCGCTATGAATGAATTAGAGCGCTTAGAAGACGCCGACGGCCATTGGCGTCAGTACGTCAATACCTGTTTAAGTGGTGAGTACCAGCAATTATTTGCTGAGCTGGATTACTTGCTGATGTTGAAAGCTCCAAGTTTTAGCTGTGTCGCGAATTGGCGAGGCGAACAAGAGGAAAAATTGGCTAAGCGCCAATTGGCAGGTGCGGAAACATCGGGAGTAATGAGCAAAGCGGAGATTCTGCGATTTATACAGCACTATGAGAGATTAACCACCCATTGCTTAAATACCTTACCTGCAAAGGCAAATTGTGTAATGTCACTAGGTGTACATCGTGAAATATTGGATGTGCAGTACCGGGAGAGAGAATGA